In Gadus morhua chromosome 2, gadMor3.0, whole genome shotgun sequence, a single window of DNA contains:
- the LOC115557169 gene encoding LOW QUALITY PROTEIN: craniofacial development protein 2-like (The sequence of the model RefSeq protein was modified relative to this genomic sequence to represent the inferred CDS: substituted 2 bases at 2 genomic stop codons), producing the protein MGKDLEKVVQTFSAPHTPDGPTGEDSLSEVGARYTFFWKGVPEGTRRNHGVGFAVKAKLLQRIPESPVGINERLMTWRIPLAKERFATLISAYAPTHIKEDFYRPLDAILQKSPATDRLILMGDFNARVGTAHLVWSXVIGXHGVGKMNHNGLRLLFICAEQQLVITNTIFQMNNRLQTTWQHPRSKHWHLLDYVIVRQKDRKDVLTTRIMCGAECWTDHLMVRSKLLISI; encoded by the exons ATGGGGAAGGACCTAGAAAAGGTGGTCCAAACATTTTCTGCTCCCCATACTCCGGACG GCCCCACCGGAGAGGACTCTCTGTCAGAGGTTGGTGCTCGGTACACCTTCTTCTGGAAGGGGGTCCCCGAAGGCACTCGCCGTAatcatggagttggctttgctGTGAAGGCTAAACTGCTGCAGCGCATTCCGGAATCCCCCGTCGGCATCAATGAACGACTGATGACATGGCGCATTCCCCTGGCAAAGGAACGCTTTGCCACCCTCATCAGTGCATATGCACCCACGCACATCAAAGAAGATTTCTACAGACCTCTTGATGCCATATTACAGAAATCCCCGGCTACGGACAGGCTCATACTCATGGGAGATTTCAATGCTAGAGTGGGCACGGCGCACCTGGTATGGAGTTAAGTCATTGGCTAGCATGGAGTGGGGAAGATGAACCACAACGGGCTCAGACTCCTCTTCATCTGTGCAGAGCAACAGCTGGTCATTACCAACACCATCTTCCAGATGAATAACAGGCTTCAGACCACCTGGCAGCACCCCCGCTCAAAACATTGGCATCTCCTTGACTATGTGATTGTCCGTCAAAAGGACAGAAAAGATGTCCTCACCACCCGTATCATGTGCGGAGCTGAGTGCTGGACTGACCACCTCATGGTCAGATCCAAACTACTCATTAGCATTTAG